A single window of Vibrio stylophorae DNA harbors:
- the gspC gene encoding type II secretion system protein GspC: MPNQLLSNFIHRWPLSSAASARLVTVLLLAIAGWQAGVLAWQFYQPQQQSAAPQMATVNVERKGPAYQLRDIVAHHLFGPYSATKPQAQQPQKPSNAPKTRLQLTLHGVVASSNPAKALAVIGNRGKQNTYGLDETIEGTRATLAAVYPDRVIIRNAGREETLLFDPNAKPSRSQSQAGNPRVQKPRAKSANASERLEQIRQEVVDNPAALMTYIRLSQVKRDGKVVGYRVNPGKDRALFDSVGLEPNDLAVTLNGVDLTNDAEAAKLWPQLTQMTELNLVVDRQGQRHDIYIGF; this comes from the coding sequence GTGCCAAACCAATTGTTGTCCAACTTTATCCATCGTTGGCCGCTGAGCTCAGCCGCCAGTGCTCGCCTTGTTACTGTGCTGCTGCTTGCGATCGCAGGCTGGCAAGCGGGTGTATTGGCATGGCAGTTTTATCAGCCTCAGCAACAAAGCGCGGCACCGCAAATGGCAACCGTAAATGTTGAGCGTAAGGGGCCCGCTTATCAGCTACGCGATATTGTGGCGCACCATCTTTTTGGTCCCTATTCAGCAACCAAACCGCAGGCTCAACAGCCTCAAAAACCCAGTAATGCGCCGAAAACGCGTTTGCAATTGACCCTGCATGGGGTGGTGGCGAGCAGCAATCCAGCAAAAGCGCTGGCGGTCATTGGCAATCGCGGTAAGCAAAATACCTATGGCTTGGATGAAACCATTGAGGGCACTCGCGCAACCTTGGCTGCGGTGTATCCAGACCGGGTGATTATTCGCAATGCTGGCCGTGAAGAAACCCTGTTATTTGACCCCAATGCCAAACCATCACGCAGCCAAAGCCAAGCTGGCAATCCGCGCGTACAAAAGCCGCGGGCAAAGAGCGCAAATGCGTCCGAGCGCTTGGAACAAATTCGTCAGGAGGTTGTCGATAATCCCGCTGCGCTAATGACTTATATTCGCCTGTCTCAAGTGAAACGCGACGGCAAAGTGGTGGGATATCGCGTCAATCCTGGCAAAGATCGCGCCCTATTTGATTCTGTGGGCTTAGAGCCCAATGACCTTGCAGTGACCCTCAATGGGGTCGACCTCACCAATGATGCAGAAGCGGCTAAGTTGTGGCCGCAATTGACTCAGATGACTGAGCTCAATTTGGTGGTCGATCGCCAAGGGCAAAGGCATGACATTTATATTGGATTTTAA
- a CDS encoding AsmA family protein: protein MLRLIKLLLSLVIVIMVAFGSALAVLHTQYAVPMVQWLVEKTTPYALEVADIDYHIESPWEITLSQVTLTDQQKQTQSLSAERVQLWLTPFEILRGHWHFDTILIAAPNFKHWQPDQLLSKTFVAKRLAIHHFHYSQGDIAFVDGKLQLDNWTPSNDDLWHFDGEFQFSAKQLTWHQSQLDQILFSGHKQGKQWTFSGISADFLGAQLRGDIRVDESDRTIRVTGMTISDLRLQNWQPLRQLKQQFEHYGQAGYHLLVERLDIMGMSVAEENHSVEELNIAVHRFDTRKGRWQQKDAIVSLQASDLIWDHWQIQNPLLELRIQPNRWYIDGASLKMLDGYICLEGEISPQQAKIHKLDINSIKWISTGPVRHALQAYIATLDNLAIDELAVHYSHYIDPDEDWPMQLSALNGAGKQLILKRDGQYGLWHGELQLSATQASFNQVDLRTPELIMSTEKGQWQMALNTLFSHGLMQATMQMDLAQISKPWQLSIKADGIPANLYQRWFQWPLPILGDHDLTLNLSGLAADRTALNHTLSGDIRYEFRDLRLDRMSEKTLWQQLSDTQWQWRQSWPLEKLSKSVTLDDAKGEFSIDRGELKLPATQLQGQQMQVMLKGNWRFAHPKQQNLTLQVDYDCHRLSRQWSQGQSELKTDERCQ, encoded by the coding sequence ATGCTGCGCCTTATTAAACTCTTGTTATCTCTTGTAATTGTCATCATGGTTGCATTTGGTAGTGCATTGGCTGTGCTACACACACAATATGCCGTCCCCATGGTTCAGTGGCTGGTTGAGAAAACCACCCCTTACGCCCTTGAAGTCGCTGATATTGATTACCACATTGAATCCCCTTGGGAAATCACCCTCAGCCAAGTCACCCTCACCGATCAGCAGAAACAAACGCAAAGCCTCAGCGCCGAGCGTGTACAGCTTTGGCTCACCCCTTTTGAAATTCTTCGCGGCCATTGGCACTTTGATACCATTTTAATCGCCGCGCCCAATTTCAAACATTGGCAGCCCGACCAACTGTTATCCAAAACCTTTGTCGCCAAGCGACTCGCCATTCATCACTTTCATTATAGCCAAGGGGATATCGCCTTTGTCGATGGCAAATTGCAACTCGACAACTGGACACCGAGCAATGACGATTTATGGCATTTTGATGGTGAGTTTCAGTTTTCAGCCAAGCAACTCACTTGGCATCAAAGCCAGCTCGATCAGATTCTCTTCTCAGGCCATAAGCAGGGTAAGCAATGGACCTTTAGCGGTATTTCAGCGGATTTTCTTGGTGCCCAGCTACGTGGCGATATCAGAGTTGATGAAAGCGATCGCACCATTCGCGTCACGGGTATGACCATCAGCGATCTGCGTTTACAAAATTGGCAGCCGCTCAGACAGCTCAAGCAGCAATTTGAACACTATGGCCAAGCAGGCTATCACCTGCTGGTGGAGCGTCTAGATATCATGGGCATGAGTGTCGCGGAGGAAAATCACAGCGTTGAAGAGCTCAACATTGCGGTGCACCGCTTTGATACCCGTAAAGGTCGCTGGCAGCAAAAAGATGCCATTGTTTCATTGCAGGCCAGCGATCTCATTTGGGATCACTGGCAAATTCAAAATCCACTGCTGGAGCTGCGCATTCAGCCGAATCGCTGGTATATCGATGGCGCCTCATTAAAAATGCTCGATGGCTATATTTGTCTCGAAGGGGAAATATCCCCGCAGCAAGCGAAAATTCATAAACTCGATATCAACAGCATTAAATGGATTAGTACAGGTCCGGTTCGCCATGCGTTGCAAGCCTATATTGCCACCCTAGACAATCTAGCGATTGATGAGCTAGCGGTGCACTACAGTCACTATATCGACCCCGATGAAGATTGGCCGATGCAGCTCAGCGCACTCAATGGTGCAGGTAAGCAGCTGATTCTCAAGCGTGATGGACAATATGGATTATGGCATGGTGAGCTGCAACTCTCCGCCACCCAAGCCAGCTTTAACCAAGTGGATTTGCGCACCCCAGAGCTGATTATGTCGACTGAAAAAGGGCAGTGGCAGATGGCGCTCAACACCCTGTTTAGTCATGGTTTGATGCAGGCAACAATGCAAATGGACTTAGCGCAAATCAGCAAACCTTGGCAACTCAGTATTAAAGCTGATGGCATTCCAGCGAATCTCTACCAGCGTTGGTTCCAATGGCCGCTGCCAATTCTCGGCGATCACGACCTCACCCTCAACCTCAGTGGATTAGCCGCTGATCGCACCGCGCTCAATCACACCCTAAGCGGCGATATTCGCTATGAGTTTCGCGATCTCAGACTGGATCGCATGAGTGAAAAAACGCTGTGGCAACAGCTCAGTGATACGCAGTGGCAATGGCGACAAAGCTGGCCGCTGGAAAAACTCAGCAAGAGCGTGACTTTGGATGATGCCAAGGGAGAATTTAGTATTGATCGCGGTGAGCTCAAATTGCCCGCGACACAACTACAAGGCCAACAGATGCAAGTGATGCTCAAGGGCAACTGGCGTTTTGCTCATCCTAAACAGCAAAACCTCACCTTACAGGTGGACTACGACTGTCATCGTTTAAGTCGCCAGTGGTCTCAAGGCCAAAGCGAACTCAAAACCGATGAAAGGTGCCAGTAA
- the pckA gene encoding phosphoenolpyruvate carboxykinase (ATP) yields MNVTDVNNKVACDIDLSQYGITNITEVVRNPSYELLFEEETRPDLEGYERGVVTELGAVAVDTGEFTGRSPKDKFIVMDDTSREHMWWTGAVKNDNKPITPDTWKDLKTLVTGQLSGKRLFVIDGYCGTNVDTRLCIRVITEVAWQAHFVKNMFIRPTAEELASFEPDFVVMNGAKCTNAKWQEHNMNSENFTVFNLTEKMQLIGGTWYGGEMKKGMFAMMNYFLPLKGVASMHCSANMGQDGDVAIFFGLSGTGKTTLSTDPKRALIGDDEHGWDDNGVFNFEGGCYAKTIKLSKEAEPDIYNAIRRDALLENVTVRNDGSIDFDDGSKTENTRVSYPIYHIDNIVKPVSKGGHASKVIFLSADAFGVLPPVAKLTAEQTKYHFLSGFTAKLAGTERGITEPTPTFSACFGAAFLTLHPTKYAEVLVKRMEAVGAEAYLVNTGWNGTGKRISIQDTRGIIDAILNGEIENAPTQKLPIFNLEIPKVLPGVDTNILDPRETYTDPLQWESKAKDLGERFIKNFEKYTDNSEGASLVAAGPQVD; encoded by the coding sequence ATGAACGTAACAGACGTAAATAATAAGGTTGCATGTGATATCGATTTGTCGCAATACGGCATTACCAATATCACTGAGGTAGTACGCAACCCTTCATACGAATTGTTATTTGAAGAGGAAACTCGCCCAGACCTAGAAGGTTATGAGCGAGGCGTGGTCACGGAGCTTGGCGCGGTTGCAGTTGATACCGGCGAATTCACGGGCCGATCCCCCAAAGATAAATTTATCGTGATGGACGATACCAGCCGCGAACATATGTGGTGGACTGGTGCGGTGAAAAACGATAATAAACCCATCACGCCAGACACTTGGAAAGATCTGAAAACCTTGGTCACTGGCCAACTTTCCGGCAAGCGTCTTTTTGTTATCGATGGTTACTGTGGTACCAACGTTGACACCCGTCTCTGTATTCGTGTGATCACCGAAGTTGCGTGGCAAGCGCACTTTGTGAAGAACATGTTTATTCGTCCAACAGCAGAAGAATTAGCCAGCTTTGAGCCTGATTTCGTGGTGATGAATGGTGCGAAATGCACCAACGCGAAATGGCAAGAGCACAATATGAACTCAGAGAACTTCACTGTGTTCAACCTCACTGAGAAGATGCAGCTCATTGGCGGTACTTGGTACGGCGGCGAGATGAAGAAAGGTATGTTCGCGATGATGAACTACTTCTTACCGCTAAAAGGTGTGGCATCTATGCACTGTAGTGCCAACATGGGCCAAGATGGCGATGTTGCAATCTTCTTCGGTCTTTCTGGTACCGGTAAAACCACCCTATCCACAGATCCAAAACGCGCGCTGATTGGTGATGACGAGCACGGCTGGGATGACAACGGCGTATTCAACTTTGAAGGCGGCTGTTATGCCAAGACCATCAAGTTGTCAAAAGAAGCTGAGCCAGATATCTACAACGCAATTCGTCGCGATGCATTGCTAGAAAACGTCACTGTGCGTAATGATGGCTCCATCGACTTTGATGATGGTTCTAAGACTGAAAACACCCGTGTGTCTTACCCAATCTATCATATCGACAACATCGTTAAGCCTGTCTCAAAAGGCGGCCATGCGAGCAAGGTGATCTTCCTATCGGCTGATGCCTTTGGCGTGCTTCCTCCGGTGGCAAAACTCACCGCAGAGCAAACCAAGTACCACTTCCTCTCTGGCTTTACCGCTAAATTGGCAGGTACTGAGCGTGGCATCACAGAGCCAACACCAACCTTCTCAGCTTGTTTTGGCGCAGCATTCCTCACACTACACCCAACCAAGTATGCCGAAGTCTTGGTGAAACGTATGGAAGCTGTGGGCGCCGAGGCTTATCTCGTGAACACTGGCTGGAATGGCACTGGCAAACGTATCTCAATTCAAGATACACGCGGCATTATCGATGCGATCCTCAATGGCGAAATCGAAAATGCACCAACCCAGAAACTCCCAATCTTTAACTTGGAGATTCCAAAAGTATTGCCTGGTGTAGATACCAATATTCTTGATCCTCGTGAAACCTATACCGACCCACTTCAATGGGAAAGTAAAGCCAAAGACTTGGGTGAGCGCTTCATCAAGAACTTTGAAAAATACACAGATAATAGTGAAGGTGCTTCCTTGGTGGCCGCAGGCCCACAAGTGGACTAA
- the hslR gene encoding ribosome-associated heat shock protein Hsp15: MTAQVRLDKWLWAARFYKTRSIARQMIDGGKVHYNGQRSKPSKVVEIGAELTIRQGHDQKIVAIVAISDQRRGAPEAQALYQETVQSIKKRAENAELRKLNAQHAPAPDRRPDKKQRRDIMKLKDNLSRD, encoded by the coding sequence ATGACTGCTCAAGTTCGTTTAGATAAATGGTTATGGGCAGCACGCTTTTATAAGACCCGTTCCATCGCTAGACAGATGATCGATGGCGGTAAAGTGCACTACAATGGTCAACGCAGCAAACCGAGCAAAGTCGTCGAAATTGGCGCTGAACTCACCATTCGCCAAGGCCACGATCAAAAAATCGTCGCCATCGTTGCCATTAGCGACCAACGTCGCGGCGCGCCAGAAGCGCAGGCACTTTACCAAGAAACTGTACAAAGCATAAAGAAAAGAGCAGAAAATGCTGAGTTGCGCAAACTCAATGCACAACACGCACCTGCGCCGGATCGCCGCCCTGATAAAAAACAGCGCCGCGATATTATGAAACTTAAAGATAACCTTTCACGTGATTGA
- a CDS encoding GNAT family N-acetyltransferase gives MTGVVLTTPRVIIRPWREEDRQPFAQMSQDPAVMRYFPNHLSLEQSHAMVDKMQQLIEENGWGFWALERQSDGAFMGLAGLHRQNSSFPNGPLVEIGWRLAQEFWHQGYAQEAAQAILTFAFERLKLAEVYAFTALCNAPSRQLMTRLGMKNCESDFDHPKLPVDHPLCRHCLYRISDLQWQQNKGR, from the coding sequence ATGACAGGCGTTGTGCTAACCACACCTCGCGTGATCATTCGTCCTTGGCGTGAAGAGGATCGCCAGCCCTTTGCGCAAATGAGCCAAGACCCTGCGGTGATGCGCTATTTCCCTAATCATCTCAGCCTTGAGCAAAGCCATGCCATGGTCGATAAAATGCAGCAGCTCATTGAGGAAAATGGCTGGGGATTTTGGGCGCTAGAGCGACAAAGCGATGGTGCCTTTATGGGGCTTGCCGGACTGCACCGACAAAATAGCAGCTTTCCCAATGGTCCCTTAGTGGAGATTGGTTGGCGTTTAGCTCAGGAATTTTGGCATCAAGGCTATGCGCAAGAAGCGGCGCAAGCCATTTTAACTTTTGCCTTTGAACGCCTTAAATTAGCGGAGGTATATGCCTTTACCGCGCTTTGTAACGCACCATCAAGGCAGCTGATGACTCGCTTAGGCATGAAGAACTGTGAGTCTGATTTTGACCACCCTAAATTGCCGGTGGATCATCCACTTTGTCGCCACTGCCTTTATCGCATCAGCGATCTGCAGTGGCAACAAAATAAGGGACGTTAA
- a CDS encoding virulence factor BrkB family protein, translating into MPFFYNLNGFGHHLWARAVHDRMTVTAGYLAYVTLLSLVPMVTVTFSALARFPEFADTGVKLQQFVINNFVPTAGDTLQTYLNEFVANAGRMTTIGLGALFVIAIMLISNIDSSLNYIWRVKQKRRLVVSFSVYWMVLTLGPLMMGASLAVSSYVLSLSILHDSETLHSIWPTLLRFFPVMVSSLAIWGLYMIVPNTQVKIRHAAVGALIAALLFEATKKIFALYLTHFPSYQVIYGALAIVPILFVWVYLCWILVLLGAEITVSLAEGEQWRYDRRQGPMALRFGAQARAVSSATNHANSDVVVGPKTGQTKEIDS; encoded by the coding sequence ATGCCTTTTTTCTATAATCTCAATGGATTTGGCCATCACCTGTGGGCGCGCGCAGTGCATGATCGGATGACAGTGACCGCGGGTTATCTGGCCTATGTCACCTTGCTCTCTTTGGTGCCCATGGTCACGGTGACCTTTTCGGCGCTTGCTCGTTTTCCTGAATTTGCGGACACCGGCGTAAAGCTGCAGCAGTTTGTGATTAATAACTTCGTGCCGACTGCGGGCGATACACTGCAAACCTATCTCAACGAGTTTGTTGCCAATGCGGGACGCATGACCACCATAGGTTTGGGCGCGCTATTTGTGATCGCAATTATGCTGATCTCCAATATCGACAGCAGCCTCAACTACATTTGGCGAGTCAAACAAAAGCGCCGTTTGGTGGTGTCTTTTTCAGTGTATTGGATGGTGCTTACTTTAGGCCCGTTGATGATGGGTGCCAGTTTAGCGGTGAGCTCCTACGTGCTGTCGCTCAGTATTCTTCATGATAGTGAGACCTTACACTCCATCTGGCCAACATTATTACGCTTTTTCCCTGTGATGGTTTCGAGCTTGGCGATTTGGGGCTTGTATATGATCGTGCCCAATACTCAGGTGAAAATTCGCCACGCTGCTGTGGGCGCTTTGATTGCCGCGCTGCTGTTTGAAGCGACCAAGAAGATTTTTGCCCTGTATCTGACTCATTTTCCATCCTACCAAGTGATTTATGGCGCCTTGGCAATTGTGCCCATTCTCTTTGTTTGGGTGTATTTGTGTTGGATTTTGGTGCTGCTTGGCGCTGAAATTACCGTCAGTTTGGCAGAGGGCGAGCAGTGGCGATATGACCGCCGCCAAGGTCCCATGGCACTTCGATTTGGTGCGCAAGCCAGAGCGGTTTCGTCAGCGACCAACCATGCCAATAGCGACGTGGTGGTAGGTCCAAAAACAGGACAAACAAAAGAGATAGACTCCTAG
- a CDS encoding AAA family ATPase → MSAVIISGGPGAGKTTLINALAQRGFRYGDEVSRRLIEEQQLRVDGILPWTDLPAFAALCLTEMQTQKEQALTDAQWHFLDRAIGDICAYLTVGGEGIPAHYSQAAQGYYGVVFVCPPQAQIYQQDAVRPHPFDEAQHIHQQLVHTYQQLDYQVVTVPWLPIEQRAQWVLDYLQQEQTGSERELSV, encoded by the coding sequence ATGTCTGCAGTGATTATTAGCGGTGGACCGGGTGCGGGAAAAACAACCTTGATTAATGCCCTTGCACAGCGCGGATTTCGTTATGGTGATGAAGTGTCTCGCCGTTTAATCGAAGAACAGCAACTGCGTGTTGATGGCATTTTGCCTTGGACCGATCTACCGGCCTTTGCTGCGCTGTGTCTCACGGAGATGCAAACACAAAAAGAGCAAGCACTCACCGACGCGCAATGGCACTTTCTTGATCGCGCCATTGGCGATATTTGTGCCTATTTAACTGTGGGTGGCGAGGGGATTCCTGCGCACTACAGCCAAGCAGCACAAGGCTATTATGGTGTGGTGTTTGTCTGTCCGCCACAGGCGCAAATTTATCAGCAAGATGCGGTTCGTCCACATCCCTTTGATGAAGCGCAACATATTCACCAGCAGTTGGTGCATACTTACCAACAATTGGATTATCAAGTGGTCACCGTGCCATGGCTGCCTATCGAGCAGCGCGCGCAGTGGGTTCTGGATTATCTGCAACAGGAACAGACTGGGAGCGAGCGTGAGCTATCTGTCTAA
- the hslO gene encoding Hsp33 family molecular chaperone HslO, with the protein MAKDNLYRYLFESLSVRGELVQLNETFAKMQENKQYPAPVQTLLGELLVATSLLTATLKFEGSIAVQIQGDGPVSLAVINGDHEQKLRGVARHADEVPNSNRIQDLVGNGHMVITITPNKGERYQGIVALEGDTLAACLENYFAQSEQLATKLVMRTDAQHAAGMLLQALPDTNENAAADFEHLATLTETVKAEELFSLDAEEVLYRLYHQEEVKLFEPQPVSFECGCSRERCEGAILNVGREEIELVISEQGSVVMNCDYCGAQYDFDNVDVAALFENAMKGDSQQH; encoded by the coding sequence ATGGCTAAAGACAATTTGTACCGCTACCTGTTTGAATCACTCTCAGTTCGTGGCGAATTGGTACAACTCAATGAAACCTTTGCCAAGATGCAAGAAAACAAACAGTATCCAGCGCCAGTTCAAACCCTATTGGGTGAACTGTTGGTGGCGACCAGCTTGCTCACGGCAACCTTGAAATTTGAAGGCTCAATCGCGGTTCAAATTCAAGGCGATGGCCCAGTATCCTTGGCCGTGATCAACGGCGACCACGAGCAAAAACTACGTGGTGTTGCTCGCCATGCAGATGAAGTGCCAAACAGCAATCGCATTCAAGATTTGGTGGGCAATGGCCATATGGTGATCACCATTACCCCAAATAAAGGCGAACGCTACCAAGGGATTGTTGCCTTGGAAGGTGACACCCTTGCAGCATGTTTGGAAAACTACTTTGCACAATCAGAGCAACTTGCAACCAAACTGGTGATGCGTACCGATGCGCAGCACGCTGCGGGTATGTTGCTGCAAGCGCTACCAGATACCAATGAAAACGCCGCTGCTGATTTTGAGCATTTGGCAACGCTGACTGAAACCGTAAAAGCAGAAGAGCTCTTTAGTCTTGACGCGGAAGAAGTGCTATACCGCCTCTATCACCAAGAAGAAGTAAAACTCTTTGAACCACAACCAGTCAGCTTTGAATGTGGCTGTTCACGTGAGCGTTGCGAAGGCGCGATCCTCAACGTTGGCCGTGAAGAGATTGAGCTGGTAATCAGTGAGCAAGGTTCCGTGGTGATGAACTGTGATTACTGCGGCGCACAATATGATTTCGACAATGTGGACGTTGCTGCATTGTTTGAAAATGCGATGAAAGGCGACAGCCAACAGCATTAA
- the dtd gene encoding D-aminoacyl-tRNA deacylase: protein MIALIQRVSEAAVRVDGQVVGEIGAGLLVLLGVAADDDQAKVEKLCHKVLGYRIFSDENDKMNLNVQQAGGEVLVVSQFTLVADTQKGMRPSFSSGAHPDKANALYEAFVACCQSKGVNTQTGQFAADMKVSLVNDGPVTFWLEV, encoded by the coding sequence ATGATTGCTTTGATTCAGCGCGTGAGCGAAGCTGCGGTACGTGTCGATGGCCAAGTGGTGGGCGAGATTGGTGCAGGACTTTTGGTACTGCTTGGTGTTGCTGCTGATGATGATCAGGCGAAAGTGGAAAAACTCTGTCACAAGGTGCTGGGGTATCGCATTTTTTCCGATGAAAATGACAAGATGAACCTCAATGTTCAGCAAGCCGGTGGTGAGGTGCTGGTGGTATCGCAATTTACACTGGTGGCAGATACCCAAAAAGGGATGCGGCCGAGCTTTTCTTCAGGAGCTCATCCAGATAAAGCCAACGCACTCTATGAAGCCTTTGTTGCTTGTTGTCAAAGCAAAGGCGTCAACACCCAAACCGGTCAGTTTGCGGCAGATATGAAGGTTAGCTTGGTTAATGATGGTCCAGTGACCTTCTGGCTGGAAGTTTAA